A stretch of DNA from Maridesulfovibrio sp.:
TGACCGCAGGAGGTCCCCTGCGAGAAGGAATGGAAGCTCTGGGAATCAGGGACGACGACCCCATAGAACTGGTACGCATCCTGCCGCCCATGGAATTCACGGCTCTGATCAAGGGCCGGGGACGCGTCCGTATGGCCGAAGGCATGGCTGCCAAAATACTCGGCCATATAGGGGAAATGGAATGCCAGTTCGCCAATGCCGCTACCGGAGCGGACTTTGTGGTGGACAAGATTATCGGCGGCAGGCGGGCCAAACGGGCCATATCCTCGCTGCAGATCGAACCGGGCATTATCATGCGGCTGGAATCGGTGGAAAAAGCCTCAAGCTTCCATCTGGCATGCAAGGACCGCTGCGTCATCAGCAGCAGTGAAGGCCTGCGCATCTTCCTGCGCCACGATCAGGCCGATTCAATAGTTGTTTCATACGACCAGCCCGAAAACGGGGATACCACGGAATGAGCAGTCCCTTCCAAAACGCCCCGCGCGTGGTCCATGAGACACGAAACCGCCTCCGTATCCGCTGGAAAACGCTGCTTTCCCCGGAACTTGATTCCGACTATCTGGCCGCATGGATATCCAATCTGCCGGGGGTCCGCGATGTGCGGGTCAATCCACAGGGACGCTGTCTGATAATCCGCTACAACGGAACCCCGGAAAGCAGAAACGAAATATTGGAAGGGCTGAACCGCATTCCCCCGCAGGCCTTTTCAAGAGCAGAACCAGCCGTGCGCAGGCGCAGACTCATAGATGCGGCCTGGAGTTCGGGACTGGCGGCCGGACTTCCGTTCATGCCCGCAACCATACAGGCTCCCGTTGCCACGGCAATGGGAATGCCCGCCGTACTGGCAGGACTGGATACTCTCATCTCCGATGGCCCGAAGGCCCGTGTACTGGATATGACCACCATCGGGGCCAGCCTGCTCCGCGCAGATTACACAACGGCGGCATCCATCTCGTCCATGGTCGTAATCGGTGAATGCCTGCGCCAGATAACCGATGACCGCTCAAACTCCCTGCTCAAAAGCCTCACCGCATCCCCGGTAAAAGAAATCTGGGTGGAACAGGACGGAAAAGAAGTAAGTATCCCTTTTGAGAAGGTGCAGGCCGGAGATGTGGTTCTGTTCAGCAGCGGAGAACTTATTGCCGTGGACGGCACAATTACGGACGGCGAAGCGATTCTGGACAGGAGCTCGATAACCGGAGAATCCGCGCCGGTTAAGGTAAGCCCCGGTGATGAAGTGGTCTCCGGAAGCATACTGGTGGAAGGAGAATTACGCGTCAAAGCTGCCGGAACAGCTTCTGAAACCAGTATGGCCCGCATCACCCGGCTGATGACCGGAGCACTCTCGGAACAATCCGCGACCGAAAGGAAAAGCAGCCGCCTTGCCGATGCGCTGACACCGGTTACGCTGGGACTGGGAGCTGCCCTCTACGCCGCAACCGGCGACATGGAAAGAGCCCTTTCCGTACTGACCATAGATTTCGCCTGCGCAGTAAAATTCCCTGCTCCGGTGGTAATCAAGACCTCAATGTACGCGGCAGCCAAAGAAGGTGTAATCTTCAAAAGCGGAACAGCCCTTGAATCTCTGGCCGAGGTAGATGCAATAGTCTTTGACAAAACAGGCACCCTGACCCGTGGAGAACTAGATGTTACCGACATAATCGTCTGCTCCCCAAGGAGTGAGGACGAGCTACTGAACCTTGCGGCAGCGGTTGAAAACCGCCACGGCCATCCCGTAGGACAGGGCATCATACGCGAAGCTGAAAAACGAGGACTCCCCCCCTTGCAGGCAACAGACACCGACCTGAGCATAGCCCACGGAGTAAGCGGCGTTGTGAACGGCAGCCTTGTAAGGGCCGGAAGCCGCCATTTCATAGCTGATGACTGCGGAACGGATTGCTCCGCGGTATCGGACCGCACCGTAAGATTGAGGTCGGAAGGCAAAACACTCGTCTATGTTTCCTGTGACGGACATCTGGAAGGCATTGTGGCGCTGATCGACACCATCAGGCCCGAAGCGGAAACCGTATTGGAAAGTCTAAAGGAAACGGGAATTAAAAAAATTGTCATGCTGACCGGGGATCATGCCGGAACGGCAGCTGTATTCAAAAAGAAGCTGCCTCTGGTGGACGAGATCCGCACAGATCTTACCCCGGAACTAAAATCCGAAGTGGTCGGCGATCTCCAGTCCGAAGGATACAGGGTCGCGGTTGTGGGAGACGGGGTCAACGATGCCCCGGCCTTTACCGTGGCGGGCATGGGGATATGTATGTCGCGCAGTACCGGCCTTGCCAGAGAATCCGCGCACGTTGTTCTGGACCGCAACAGTCTGGACGGCCTGCTGACCGCACGAGCCGTATCCCTGCGGGTTAACGGAATTCTGCAAAACTGCTTCAATACCGGAGTTACTGTAAACACCGGACTGCTGGCGGCGGCAATGGCTGGAAAGCTCTCCCCGGCACTGGCCGCCACCCTGCACAACCTGAACACCTTCGCCATACTCGGCGCAGCAGCATGGGCCTCCTCCCGCGCCATGCCGCAATAACAAGGCCGGTAGTTCCTGAATCGGAACTACCGGCCAATATTCTTCCGCGCATTATAATCCCTGACTATACGGTGGTAAGATCAGGTTATTGCGCTCCGGCCTTCAATTCGGATTCAGCCTTGGCATCACGGATCATTTCCTTGACTTCGTTTGTGGACTTCCTGAATGTGTCCACGGTCCAGTCCTTGGCTTTGATACCGGCCTTTATCGTGGATTTGGTAACATTGCGGACTGTTCCGGACTTGGTGGCCGCATAACCGATCAAACCGCCTACCACTGCTCCAGCCGTAAAAATCGCAACTTTTCCTAAAGTCATTATATTCTCCTTGGTATCTGCCGAGCTCAGGACTCGGCGGTTTTTGAAGCGGCCCTGCCGCCGAAAGTTCTGTTCCACAGATATTTTGTTCCGGCCGCAACACCGACAATCCCTGCCAGACCGAGCAGCCCACCGATGCCCGCAGCACCGACAACCGCAACACCTGCGGCAGTGGAAAGCCCGGTTCCGACAGCCTCAAGGCCGATATCGGTTGCGGCTTCGGATTTAGTCATTGTTCCGTCATTCACCCGTTTTATATCTCTTGCGGCGGCTACAGTTGCGCCCACAACAGCCCCTACCGTTCCTGATGCGCTCACAGCCGCAGGCAGCAGTGTGCGCGATGCTACAACACTCATAATCAGACTCCTGTATGCCCGAAAACCGGGGTTAGTTTAAAAAGGTTGAAAGATCGAAATCGACCAGTTCAGCCAATTCCGTTGCTGTTTCCTGAAATTCTTCCACGCTTGCGCAGGTAAAAAGCCTGTGCAGCAGACGCGGATCAAGAATCCGGTCATCATAGCGCATGGTCATGGACCGGGTAAGCGGGTTGAAAGACGTTCCGGTTATTCCGGGCATGTCCTGCCCCTTGGGCGGACCGAACCCGTTAACCTTTACGTATTTGATGACTTTTGGATTTCCGATGACCGAAAGGTCGAATTTCAACTTCAATCTGCCGGGAGTATGGCTGCCTACCGTAATGTGTTCACGCAGGCCGAGCATGAGATCAAGATCCATTATTCGGCCCTCGCTTCGGATTGCGCACCCGCAATCCTCACAATCTCGCTTTCCGAGATCAATGAAGAGTCAAAGCGGACAACCAGACCGGAGCAGACCTGGTTAGGCCTGACCCAGTGTATGCCTTCGCTATTGTCCGCATATTCAGACAGTCGGCAGACTGCCGATTCAAAACCGCTGCCAGTAGGAACCTTCAGCCTCACGCGATCCGGAAGCCTGTGCTTTACCACGATCTTTTGCATCTCAGTTCTCCTTCATCTAATGGAATTGCAGTATTCGTTTCTGATGAAGGCAGAATAAGACCTGAATATAGAAAACGTAAAATCGCGATGCTGATTTGCAGTATCAAAATTTTATGCCGACCAGGCATACGAAGACGTGCTAATTATGCAGAGGAGAAATTAAGTGTGTGGAAATAAAGCGTAAAGCTCCCGGAACAGCAACAATTATACATGTGATACCGGTCTATTATTTTAGTTTATTACGGCAATTTTCGCAAAGACCGTACAAAGACATCCGGTGTCGGGTGAGGGTGTACCCGTTAGCCTTGGCCAGCTTTTCCTGCCTGCGCTCGATTTCATCATCGTAAAATTCCACTTTGCAACCGCAATTTACGCATATCAGATGATCGTGGTGTCTATGCCCGTAAGCATGTTCATACAGAGTGGCCTCTTCACCAAGATCAAGGCTGTCTGCAAGTCCGGAATCAACAAGCAGTTTCAATGTACGGTATACTGTGGCCTGCCCTATTTCAGGGTATTTCACACATACGATGCCGTACAGTTTTTCAGCGGAAAAATGGCCTTCGGTCTCAAGAAATGTTTCCGCAATAACCTTCCGCTGGGGGGTCACGGTCAGTCCTTTCCTTGAAAGATAATCGATAAATATTTTTTCAGCTGCTCCAGTCATGTCGACAATGAAAACAATTTTCATTGTCATGTCAAGTGTGTTCTCTATTTTTATAGGAATAAACTTCTATACCTTGCATAACACTCAGATATAACAAATAAAAAAAATCCAAGCTCCCGCATGCATAGACAGATACGAGTCTCGGATTTTTACCGTATAATATATAGTAGAGTCTTTTTGACAGTCCGGGGTGGTGCCCATACAGCATCACCCCGGACTCTAAAACCTGATTACGTAAAAATTACGGCAGCAGGATATCTTCCAGAGGCTTGCGGTTGTGCTCTGTCGGCTGCCCGGCTGCCGGGTGTCCTACGGCCAGAAGACCTACTACCCTTATTTCTGCCGGAATATTCAAAAGCTCTTTCACCTTCTGCTCGTTATACATCCCCACCCAGCAGGTGCCGAGCCCGAGTTCCATGGCTCGCAGTATCATGAAGGAAACAGAAATCCCCACATTCATTGCTGCGGCCCCGAATTTTGCGGATTCAACAGCGGTGGACTCCCGTTCAACATAATCATCAATCCCGTCCATGGTATCGCCCTGAACCAGATTGTTATCGCGGAAGAAAAAGGCACTGGCCTGTGAATCGCGCACATATCCGGAAATATCGGCGCAGCAGGCGATTATAGCCCCTGCCCCGGACAGCCATGTCTGCGTGCGGGTAACTTCCTTTTTACCGAACTCCAGCAGCATAGCCTTGTCCTGAACCGCCTTGAAACGCCAGGGCTGCGAATTCAGGCTTGAAGGGGCCAGACGTGCAGCCTGAAACAGGCTTTCCAATTGCCCGGCGGAAACAGGTTCATCGGTGAAAGTACGCACACTGTGCCTTGAAGTGATCGCATCCATTACTCCCATCATATTCGAACTCATATATTTCTCCTTTCAGCATATGCAGTTATCCTGATTAACCCCGTTGCAGTCACTCCGGTTCAGCCTATTGAGAACAACGCTTCACCATGTTTGCCCGGACTCAGCCACGTATCGGAGCTATCTACCCTTGAACAGTAATAATAATGAAACCTACACCAGGAAACCGTATAGCAAAAGGATTTAAATATAGAACTTCATAATTATCGCCATGCGAACCGCCTTGCGCGCCCCATGACAAAAACAGCCATCGCGCATACAGCGACCAGCACCGGCCAGTGGGCCATGGTCAGAACTATGAAAACGCCCATGCTCAGCAGGACGGCAATAAACTTCGGCAGCGGTTTGTGAAAAAGCCTGACCGCAGCCAGCGTGCCCAGCAGGGCGTTGGTCAGGAAAAACCCGTCTGCCACGGCAAGCAGACCGGCCATATCAATAACATCAAGGCAGACGAGTCCTATCAGGATAACATGAATGACCGTATAACAGATCATAGCGGTCATAGGAGCGCCGAACCGGTTCCTTTTACCTAGAAAAGCAGGCAGACCTCCATGCTCACCCAGATGCGCCGCCAGCCGGGCAACTCCCCCGGCGAACACAATATATGTTGTGACGCAAAGCGCGGCAACAAGACCGCCCATTATCCACGGGGCGAATGATCCGAAAAGCGGATACAGGAGGACCGTAACCCCGCTCCCCGCATCGGCGGGAAAAGAACCGTACTGCATTCCGGCCCCGACGCTCACGAAAACCAGCCCGATAATTGTGGAAGCATACAACGCGGCACGGGGAATTGTTTTTTTCGGGTCTCTGACCTCGTTGCCGTAGTTGCCGACTATCTCCCAGCCGACAATCCCGAAGAACATGAGCAGGAGCGAGTACCCCATGGACCTGCCGTCAAAAGGAGGAAGATGATGGATTGATCCGCTGCCGGAGTAAAGGGCCAGCCAGGAACCGACCAGAAGGAGAATGGTCGACAGGGCCGCCAGAATTACGCCGATGCGGCTCATATTCTTCAATCCGCTCAAAATCAGCCCTGCACAGCTGACCTGAATAATAGCCATCACCAGAAACCGGTCCACCGCGGTCTCCGGAGCCAGCACGGGCGGAAGGTAGTTGACGATGGTGAGCATGACGGCAGCAGGGCCGAACATGGTCGCCGACATAAGCGAATATGAAGCCAGCCGCTTGGCACCGGGACCGAATGCATGCTCAATGGCCGTGGCTGCTCCCCCGTCTCCGGGAAACAGGGTGCCTGCGTGAGCAAAAACGTAGGCAAAGGCCACCCCGAACAGCGCTGTAATCAACCATCCGACTATGGCCCACTCTCCGACCACATTGAGAACCAGCGGCGGAAGTATTATTATTCCCGAGCCAAGAATGGAACCGGTCAACATGAGACTGAGCGAAAACGTTCCTATTTTGCGTTGACTCATAAAAACTCCTCTTGTTGAAATTTTCGTATTTATCAGGCACAAACAACGGAAAGTCCAATTCAAAAAGAAACTGCCAGCGTTCTGTTTTTCAGAACGCTAACAAAACAGACACAGGAGCTGAAATGGATATAAGGGAATTGAACTGCTTTCTGGCCGTAGCCTTCGAGGGCAACCTTACCCGGGCCGCTGAATCGCTTTTCCTCAGTCAGTCCGCCCTGAGCGGGCGCATCAGACAGCTCGAAGAGGAACTCGACTGCACACTCTTTGTGCGCAAGGCGCGGGGAATGGACCTCACAGACGAGGGAGAAACACTGCTGCCTTATGCAAGGAGTGCCGTACAGGCTATGGAGGAATTCAAGGCTCGCGCTGCCGGACTGAAACGTGAAGCGACTCCGTCTCTGGTTGTGGGGCTGAACACAGATCCGGCTTTCCTGCGGATGGCTGAGCTTGCCGGTCTCATGCGCAAGGCTGTGCCCAACGCACGCCTTTCCTTCATTGTCTCGCAGAGTCGCTACACGGCCAAGATGCTGCGCAGCGGAGAAATGCATGTGGGATTCCGGTTCGGAATGTGGGGAGAGGAAGGTATTTACGATGAAATGCTTTCATCGGTAACTCTTAACATTGCAATACCGAACAACCTTGTACACAAGGTGGAATTCGGGAACTGGCAATCACTGGGCAATCTCCCGTGGATTTATTCCTTTTCCGGCTGTCCTTTTCATGTGGTCCTGCGGGAACGTCTGTCCACCTACGGCACCGAACCGAATCTGGCAGAACAGGCTGATGACGAAAACATTATGCGCGAATTTGCCGCCGAAGGGCTGGGAGCAGCCATACTGCGCGAGGATGAGGCCAGACAACTCAAGGAATCCGGCAAAGCCAAACTCTGGCCAGAACCGCTGCACGTTCCGCTCTGCCTGTCCTACCCTACCGGTTCCGGGTATGCCACACCTCTGCGCGAATTCCGCGAGGTGGTCCGCAATGTTTTACGTACTGACAAGACCGACGGATTACATTTACCTGCCGATGAGTCAGCTGCTGTTCCGGTCATAACAGGGCGTTCTCAGTAACATATAGATTGATACAGAAAACCGGCCTGCCCTTAACGAATTCTGTTGACAAAACAGGACTTCTCTCCGAAATGTGTTTATGTGACGGATTGCCGTCACCGAACAGATAACACATGAGGTGGTCAATGGCCGCTCGTTCCCGCTCACGCGGCTCTCGTTCCAGGGCCGTCAAGGCCAGACGGTCTTCCAAACCCGCTCCGGCCCATGGCCGGATCAACTCCGATAACGGAATCACAGCAGAACAGGAAGCCGTGGCTTCGCGGGTCACTGAAGAATGCATGGATGCATTCAAAAACGGACTGAAGCCGGAAGGAAACTCCGCTTTACAGACCGGAGCGCGCAATGACATCAGGGCCTTGTATGAAATCGTCAGGGCTTCACTGGATGTCTTTGATTCAATGCTCGCAGAGCTTGTGCTGGACCCTCCCATGGACTGCAAACGGGGATGCATCTACTGCTGCGTCAATCAGGTTTCCCTCACCCCGCCCGAAGCCCTGTTTCTCGGTTTTCACCTGCTCGAAACACGTACCCCGCAACAACTGCTGGAACTTCACGCCAGAGCACGCACTCTTTCGGAAAGTCTTAAAGGAAAAAGTCGTCAGGAAATAGGAATGACGCGCCATCTTTACCCCTGCCTGTTCATGGAGAACGGCACCTGCTCAATCTACCCGGCGCGTCCGCTGGTATGCAGGGGATGGAATTCGGTAAATGCGCAGATGTGCAAACACAGCAACCAGTCCGGCGATGCCCTGGCCCCGATAGAAAACCACCCGCTGCCGAGGCTTCTGGCGGCCAGCGTGCAGACCGGGTTGCTGCAGGGAGCGCGCGACCTGGGGCTGGAAACGGGCTTCCTGCTCCTGACCAGAGCGGTACTGCTTCTCCTTGAAGGCGGTGCGGAACACGGGGTGATGAATTGTACGACCGACTGGCTCGAAGGCAGACCTTTTTTTGCACGGATCAGCACATTGATTTCCTGAACGTACAACACCGACCTTTCACATAAACTTACCGCAGGCCGGGATTCGACGCCCGGTCTGCATCAATCCATAATTTTCCCCAGCCCCCGTAAAAATCTTAATCCGGCGACAGACGACTCCACAGAAAATATCCAGCTGAATTAATAAAGATATTTCTTTACCTAGCTGGTTTTTTGCAAAAAGCAATACTCATAAGTATGTATAAATCATACTTGACAGTATGATTGAATACAGCTAATCCTCATTCCGGAGGCAGAAATGAGTAAGGCACTGGATAATTATAACCGTAAGCAGCAGCAGATCGTGGAAGCAGCTAAAGAGCTCTTCGCCGGATCAGGTTTCGCTGCCACAAGCATGGACGATGTTGCTGTTGCGGCAGGTGTTACCAAGCAGACAGTCTACCGCTATTTCCCGTCAAAATCGGACCTGTTCAAAGCCACACTGCAGGCGTGTACGGGCCAGGTTCCGGCCAAACATGTTTTCGGGGACGGGGATATTTCGGAAGAGTTGTACGGTTTTGCGATGCGGTTTTTGCGGTTCCATGTTTCCGCGGAATATCTGGACACCATCCGCCTTCTGATGAGCGAAGGGAGGACGGAAGAGGATCTTGGAGCTATTTTCTTTGCCAACGGACCGCAAAGGTCCAAAGATCTTTTGAGCGCTTTCCTGAAAGAACACATTCCGGAAATCAGGGATACCGATCAGGCCGCGTTCATTTTCGTTTCCATGCTCCTGAATGTGAGGATGCCCCTGCTTCTGGGCCTCAGCAAGTCGGTTTCGGAAAAAGAACTGGACAAACATGCCCGCTATGCCGTGGATGTATTTCTTAACGGTTGCAGACCCGGCGGCGGCCCGGCTTAACCTTCAGAAAAAATAAAACTATGACGCACGATAAAAAGATAGCACTGATCAACGCGGTTCTTATGGCCGGATTCATGGCCCTGTTCATGTCGGGATGCCTTTCGCTGGTCAACTTCGGACTAACGAAGAGCTGGCTCTGGGGATGGGGAAGAAGCTTCATTCTGGCCTGGCCGCTTGCCTTTGTTCTCAGCCTGTTTTCCGGAAAACACATCATGAATCTTTCACGCAGGCTGGCAAGGGCGGAAAGCGCGGAGGAACAGGCATGAGTGATACTAATCTGAAAAAGACAGGAGCGCCTGCCGGGGCAGTAACGCCTCCGGCCCACATACTATTCTCCGCAATTCGCCTTGCAGGACGTGTAGACAGCCAGATTGCGGATTGTTCCGTAGCCTGGATAGCGCCCGGCGGAGGAGGCCCGGAACCGGACCATGCCCATAAGCACGATCATCTGTTCGTGGTTCTGTCCGGATGCATCAAGGTAAGGATGGACGGCAACGAAACCACATTGAACGAACACCAGTCCATACTTGTTCCGGGAGCATGCGTGCACAGCGTGTGGAACGCCTCTTCCTACCCGGCAAAGGTGCTCGGAATCAGTCTGGACGGTTCGGAACAGGAGTAATCCGCCGAATCAGTCATCAAAATCAAAATCGCCGCCACTGTCAAAATCATCACTCCCACCGACATCCCCGGAATCCACAGCACCGGCATCCGCATCGTGCATGGAAGCGATATAATGGGCCTGTGCCATGCCCATTCCCATTGCCACACCCTCATCTTCTTCCGTGCGCATCGTCGCTTTCCCATACCTGGCACGGCGATACATCCTGCGCATGACCCACCAGATGAGCAATCCGCAAAACCCCAGCAGTCCGCCCATAAAGAACATAGCCAGAGCATCATCAGATTTTATATCCGGCTCCAGAAAACCGGAGACTACCAGCAACAGCCCTGGGAAGAACAGAAACGCCCCCAGAACAAACAGAATGAAAACCCTTATCCGCACTCCCCAGCTGACAGCCATTTGCACCTCCATGCAACAATTAATACCTTGCTCAGTATTATTGATAACACATTCGGGGCTTAGGGAGAAGAAAAGGTGGATTTATTTCGGAAGCAAAACAGGTTCAGGATAAAGCGAGATAAATATGGTTATAGGCGATATCCCCGGCAACGAATATCAACGCTGCTCCCATCAGATAATTGAACAGCCGCAGATACAGAGTATTTGCAATATATTCAGACAGCTTTGTACCGACAACAGCGTAAACCAGTGGTGCGCCGAAACCAAGGGCTCCCAGACCGACAGACCATACAGCAATCAGATTTCCATCAATCCCCGCAGCGGGAAACTGAACGGCGGTCACTGGCAGAACAGCCAGAAAGGACTTGGGATTCAACAGCTGCATCAGCAAACCGTCTCTGAATCTGAACGAACTCGCACCCTTTCCATCCAGCACGAGATTAACGTCTGAAAAGATAATCTTATAGGCAAGATACAGGATAAAAGCGGCCCCCAGAGCAGAAATAACCGGCATAACCTGATCCGTCATTATTGCGCTGCCTGCATACCCTACAACGAGAAACCACAGGCAAAGCGCAGTCCCCACTCCCATGCAGAAAGGAATGTGCGCGGTATAACGGTTTTGCACCCCGCTGTTTAAACTGAGAATATTGACAGGCCCGGGAGTGTACATGACACCCACGCTGTAAAGGACAATTTCCATCATATTGATAACCTTAATTTTTGACTTGATTCTGATATTGTTTCGGAGTGATTCCGAAAGAACGTTTGAAATGGCGGTTCAGGTGGCTGACATCAAAAAAACCGAACTCCTGCGCAACTTCAGAAGGCGGCTTTCCAGCTTCCAGAAAATCCCGCGCTCTGTTGACCTTCAGGTTGAAAATGTATTTGTGCGGAGTCAGCCCGAATTGATTTCGAAACATGCGGATTAAATGATACTTGGACATGTTGGCCACCAGGCTGAGCGCATCAATGGAAATATCTTCTGTGACATTATCATGGATGTAATCTCTAACCTTCAGCAGCAGTGTGTCTTTATTTTCCGCCCATACGTTAACATCGGCAATGCGGATGCGCTGCGCAAGTCGCTTCGCTATCTGATAGCGGCAGTGCTCGTACTCAAGAGAAAAACGATTTTTCCCGGAAATAACCTGAGACATTTCCAGAACCAGAGTCTGAAGCACGTCATCCCTGAAATGGCACTCCGGAAACCGGAACTGAGTATGATCGGAACCCGTTGAACTCCACAGCAGCGGATAAAAATCCCTGGTATCCAGATAAAGCATCGTATATTTCAAGGCTTCATCATTTCCCGGATTTCCAGTGTGCACATCGCCGGGGTTGAATAGAATAATATTTCCGGGATAGCTCTTGAACAGGCTTCCTTTGCAGGAAAATTCCTGAACGCCCTGCATGGTGACACCTATGGCCAGTTCTTCGTGGGAATGTCTGGCGTAGGAAAAATCAGACATGACGGCATTAAGCAGTTTTGTGCCCATATCGTTATCAGCGTTCACGAATTCAAAGCGATTCGATTGCATGGACATACCTTACCTCCTCTTCTGCCGACCAATATTCATAAATACAGCACAAAAAACTTGGACAGAATTGCTCATTTCATCGCCAATTGTTCATCCGAAAATCCAATTGTCCTCTACGTCACTTAGGCACCGGATCTAAACAGTCAAGCCGTTCACCCCCGCCGTCACCTTGTGGAATGACGGCAAATTAACTACAACAGCTTACCGACTCATAATTTTTCATACCGGTGTTCAGACCAGACATCTTATTGTAATCTCAACCAGTTAAAAGGCGCCTTTATGACCGACAGGATAGTGCTGTGCACATTCGATTCTCATGCGGAATCCATATTGAACATATTTAACGAGGCCATAATAAATTCAACCGCTTTATATGACTATAAAGAGCGGGATAAGGACAGTATGGTCGGATGGTTTGAAACAAAACAGGCCAAAGGATATCCGGTAATCGGCATAGAGAATCCCGCCGGAACACTTATCGGATTCGGCAGCTACGGCTCATTCAGGGCATGGCCGGCCTACAAGTACACAATCGAACATTCAATTTACGTACACAAGGACTTTCGCGGACGGGGAATTGGAAAAATACTCATGCGGGAACTGATAAACAAGGCTGCGGAAAACGACTTTCACGCTATGATAGGAGGGATCGACGCGACAAATATAGGCAGCATTCGCCTTCACGAAAAATTCGGCTTCAGGCATGTAGGCACGCTGCCCCAGGTCGGGTTCAAATTCGGCAGATGGCTTGATCTGGCCTTCTATCAGCTTATACTGAACACCCCAGCTCTGCCGAATGAAGACGGGGAATAACCTTGCAGGCAGGACAGTATCAGACTCTATCGCTGAGCA
This window harbors:
- a CDS encoding N-acetyltransferase family protein; translation: MTDRIVLCTFDSHAESILNIFNEAIINSTALYDYKERDKDSMVGWFETKQAKGYPVIGIENPAGTLIGFGSYGSFRAWPAYKYTIEHSIYVHKDFRGRGIGKILMRELINKAAENDFHAMIGGIDATNIGSIRLHEKFGFRHVGTLPQVGFKFGRWLDLAFYQLILNTPALPNEDGE
- a CDS encoding DUF2798 domain-containing protein, which translates into the protein MTHDKKIALINAVLMAGFMALFMSGCLSLVNFGLTKSWLWGWGRSFILAWPLAFVLSLFSGKHIMNLSRRLARAESAEEQA
- a CDS encoding TetR/AcrR family transcriptional regulator, translating into MSKALDNYNRKQQQIVEAAKELFAGSGFAATSMDDVAVAAGVTKQTVYRYFPSKSDLFKATLQACTGQVPAKHVFGDGDISEELYGFAMRFLRFHVSAEYLDTIRLLMSEGRTEEDLGAIFFANGPQRSKDLLSAFLKEHIPEIRDTDQAAFIFVSMLLNVRMPLLLGLSKSVSEKELDKHARYAVDVFLNGCRPGGGPA
- a CDS encoding AraC family transcriptional regulator, whose product is MSMQSNRFEFVNADNDMGTKLLNAVMSDFSYARHSHEELAIGVTMQGVQEFSCKGSLFKSYPGNIILFNPGDVHTGNPGNDEALKYTMLYLDTRDFYPLLWSSTGSDHTQFRFPECHFRDDVLQTLVLEMSQVISGKNRFSLEYEHCRYQIAKRLAQRIRIADVNVWAENKDTLLLKVRDYIHDNVTEDISIDALSLVANMSKYHLIRMFRNQFGLTPHKYIFNLKVNRARDFLEAGKPPSEVAQEFGFFDVSHLNRHFKRSFGITPKQYQNQVKN
- a CDS encoding LysE family transporter, with the protein product MMEIVLYSVGVMYTPGPVNILSLNSGVQNRYTAHIPFCMGVGTALCLWFLVVGYAGSAIMTDQVMPVISALGAAFILYLAYKIIFSDVNLVLDGKGASSFRFRDGLLMQLLNPKSFLAVLPVTAVQFPAAGIDGNLIAVWSVGLGALGFGAPLVYAVVGTKLSEYIANTLYLRLFNYLMGAALIFVAGDIAYNHIYLALS
- a CDS encoding cupin domain-containing protein — protein: MSDTNLKKTGAPAGAVTPPAHILFSAIRLAGRVDSQIADCSVAWIAPGGGGPEPDHAHKHDHLFVVLSGCIKVRMDGNETTLNEHQSILVPGACVHSVWNASSYPAKVLGISLDGSEQE